One genomic segment of Longimicrobium sp. includes these proteins:
- a CDS encoding CoA pyrophosphatase — MEDERIEGLARAIAARPPRTVEVEGEVPSAAVALLVRPVEDDLELLLIRRAEREGDPWSGHMALPGGRAAPGDEDDAATAARETLEEVGIDVRAAGRLLGPLDVLTPMSDRAPRITVAPFVFAVPAGTEAEPNEEVALAIWVTLAELSEPGAAAEYLHEMGDGTVMSFPAYGARGHLVWGLTHRILSGFLELYSTVDDAEQLRDGMP, encoded by the coding sequence GTGGAAGACGAGCGGATCGAAGGGCTGGCGCGGGCCATCGCGGCGCGCCCGCCGCGCACGGTGGAGGTGGAGGGCGAGGTCCCCTCCGCCGCGGTCGCGCTGCTGGTGCGCCCCGTGGAAGACGACCTGGAGCTCCTCCTGATCCGCCGCGCCGAGCGCGAGGGCGATCCGTGGTCCGGCCACATGGCGCTCCCCGGCGGCCGCGCCGCTCCCGGCGACGAGGACGACGCCGCCACCGCCGCCCGCGAGACGCTGGAAGAGGTGGGGATCGACGTGCGGGCCGCCGGGCGCCTCCTGGGCCCGCTGGACGTGCTGACCCCGATGAGCGACCGCGCGCCGCGCATCACCGTGGCGCCCTTTGTCTTCGCCGTCCCCGCCGGCACCGAGGCGGAGCCGAACGAGGAGGTGGCGCTGGCGATCTGGGTGACGCTCGCCGAGCTGTCCGAGCCCGGCGCCGCCGCCGAGTACCTGCACGAGATGGGTGACGGCACGGTGATGTCCTTTCCCGCGTACGGCGCCCGAGGGCACCTGGTGTGGGGGCTCACCCATCGCATTCTGAGCGGATTCCTGGAGCTCTACTCCACCGTCGACGACGCGGAGCAGCTCCGGGATGGCATGCCGTGA